Part of the Halalkalibacter krulwichiae genome is shown below.
GCAAAGCAGAATACTCCGCTCTTAAGGCAATGATGTCTTGATAATGGGCAAATAGATCAGGATCTTGCTCTTCCTTATTCCAAATCATCATTTCGCGATACCAGCGATCTTTCCAGTCACTATAGTGATGATGGTTTCCACTTTGTGACATGCCGACTTCCGTTCCGTAATAAATCATCGGTGCCCCAGGTAACGTAAATTGAGTAAAGGACGCAAGCTTTAGCTTATTGCTGTCATTCCCCGCTTCATATAAAAAGCGCGGTACATCATGGTTATCCAAAAAGGTCGTCATCACGTATTCTGGATGATACGTCGCTTCATTTTCTTTGAGTAAGTTGCTAACCTGTTTCATCGAACCGTTGTTGGCAAAAGTTTGTTTAAACGTATCGTGAAAGCCAAAATCAAGAGCTCCATCTAACTTTCCAGAGTAGGAGTTGATCTTTTCTCGGCTGTCCCAAACCTCACCAAAAATAAAATAGTCTTGATCCATCTGTTTCACTGCATGGCGGAAGTCTACCCAGAAGCTGTAGCTCGGCCCCTTCGCATAATCTAAACGGTACCCATCAAAGTCAACCTCCTCCAACCAGAAAGGAATAACTTCCTCAAGCATCCAGTCTCTTGTAGCTTGATTGTCATTATTCAACTGTGGCAGACTTTCAACTCCGTAAAAGGTTTCATAAGAGCCGTCTTCGTAAAATGTATAATAATCGTAGTAAGGACTATTTTCCCCATTTTTCAAAGCATCTTGAAAGAAAGGATGTTCACTTGAACTATGGTTTGGAACCATATCATAAACGACTTTCATGTCACGCTCATGAGCTTTCGCAATTAACTCTTTTAACACTTCAAGTGAACCAAAGTTCTTATCTACATCTAGAAAGTCCATCGGATGATAGCCATGAGAGTATGGGCCTTCAAAAACAGGCGATAAGTAAAGCGTATTAACCCCTAATTCATCTAAGTAATCGAGCTTTTCAATAATGCCTTCAAGGTCGCCACCCATCCAACCTTTTAATGCTTCCTCTAACCCAACTTCCTCAACATCAACTGTATCGTAATTGTTCTTTTCGTTTCCATCTTTAAAACGGTCAACAAAGATGTGATAAATAACGGCATCTTTTGCCCAATCTGGAGATGTGAACTCATCTACATAATAAGCAAATTCAGTAGCCTCTGTAGAAACTAAGCTATTCGTATCCGCAAACTGAGAACCTTCACCCTCTTCATTCCAAATATCCACCTTATACTTAACAGGGGTCTCATTCGCTTGAGCAGGAATCTTCCCTTCTAACACAGAGACATAGCCACGACCTCTTTCATCTGTTGACACGACGCTCATCGGAACAGCTTGCCCTACATAAGCTTCCCCTCTTGCCCCTTGTGGTGAAGCACCATCTGTTGTAAAGTAAATGCTCCCATCGGTAATCGGGCCATAATGCTCGACTTCAACGGTAACCGTAACGTCATCCTTTTCATTTGGGATAAATGGCGAATGGTGAAAATCATGATTGACGTTACTTGCAATCGGAATTCCTGTCCAAGCTGCCACTGTATCCTCAACGATATTTTCCTCTTCTGTGAACGTAACAGTACGGTGGTGATCTCTTACTTCTTGGTACTTTGCATCACCTAAACCATAGCGATATCGCAACTCTTCACCAGCAGGTCCTCTTAACGTAATCGAATAGAGTCCATCTTCTTCCATCGTCATTCGTGTCACTTCATAATTAAAGCTATTCATACTGGAGGCAACGGTTAAGGCAGCCCAATCTGGAGTCTCTTCCGGAACGCTCACCCGCAACGTTACTTGTCCATCGTATGCCGTAGCCGGTCGAACATCAATCAGCCTCTCCTCATCTGGATGAAAGACAAACTGATAGTCCCCTGTCTGAGGAATCGTATACTCTAAATTAGCACCTGGCATCCATTCGCCATCATAGACAAACTTGTACTCTACCTTTTGACCACCTACAAAGGAAATAGGCTCCGTAATCCAGACACCCTCTTCCTCATTAAACAGCAAAGAATGATCATTGCCATCCCACCGCAAAGGATCGACACTTCCCCTTAGTACAACACTGTCATACCGATCCGCATCACCAGACCACTGACCATGAACCGGTTGGACAAACGTTGGCGCAAACATAATCAACAACAAGATCATCGACAAAAACAAAACAGAAAATCGCTTCATCCGACACCCTCCAAATCCAAATTATCGAAACCGCTTTAATAAAACGCTTACATTAATCTTATTGGGAAAACAGACTAACTTCAAGCCCTTTTCCAGATGAATAACAAAAATGATTATATAGAACGAGCAATTATGTGCAACACACAGCGCAAACAGGAAAGCGTTTGCGCAATAGTAGTAAAAAAGGTACAATTTTTTTACTCTATCACTATGAGCTAAAGAATAATATTCCTAACTTTAGCTAGAATTCAAGAAACGTCTAACAGCTTATAGCACTGTTCTAACAGATTTACTGAAATTTGCTAACAAAACAAGTACAGCAAAATAAACCTATAAAAGCATCTCCTCCATGGATGTTGCTTTACTTATGTGGATATGTAATTCCCAAAAAAAATTATCACTCTTTATTTCTGTGGATAGCCACTATTATGTGGAAAAATCTCTGAATAAGTAAGGGTTTTTCCACCGTTTGAGAATGAGGTATCCTATTGTTTTGTTTTCTGATTGCTAATAATCCACAGCTCAACTCTAACTATTTATAAATAGTACCTGACATCAAACCAACTGAAACTAAGGCTTCATTAACCGGTGTACTTATAGTCGATGTATCGGTATAAAACTCATTTAGAGCTTCAATGAAATAAAACTCACTTTCCTCAATTACATACCCATTTTGATCTAAGTTATATAAGGCATTCGAAATAGCATGGAATTTTTTATTATCTGTTAAACCAATCCAATCATAGCCATTCATTCCTTTTATAGATGTATCCGAGTCTTTGCTTGTCTCTAACTTGGCTGATGAATTAGAAGGCACAGATGTTAA
Proteins encoded:
- a CDS encoding alpha-amylase family glycosyl hydrolase, which produces MKRFSVLFLSMILLLIMFAPTFVQPVHGQWSGDADRYDSVVLRGSVDPLRWDGNDHSLLFNEEEGVWITEPISFVGGQKVEYKFVYDGEWMPGANLEYTIPQTGDYQFVFHPDEERLIDVRPATAYDGQVTLRVSVPEETPDWAALTVASSMNSFNYEVTRMTMEEDGLYSITLRGPAGEELRYRYGLGDAKYQEVRDHHRTVTFTEEENIVEDTVAAWTGIPIASNVNHDFHHSPFIPNEKDDVTVTVEVEHYGPITDGSIYFTTDGASPQGARGEAYVGQAVPMSVVSTDERGRGYVSVLEGKIPAQANETPVKYKVDIWNEEGEGSQFADTNSLVSTEATEFAYYVDEFTSPDWAKDAVIYHIFVDRFKDGNEKNNYDTVDVEEVGLEEALKGWMGGDLEGIIEKLDYLDELGVNTLYLSPVFEGPYSHGYHPMDFLDVDKNFGSLEVLKELIAKAHERDMKVVYDMVPNHSSSEHPFFQDALKNGENSPYYDYYTFYEDGSYETFYGVESLPQLNNDNQATRDWMLEEVIPFWLEEVDFDGYRLDYAKGPSYSFWVDFRHAVKQMDQDYFIFGEVWDSREKINSYSGKLDGALDFGFHDTFKQTFANNGSMKQVSNLLKENEATYHPEYVMTTFLDNHDVPRFLYEAGNDSNKLKLASFTQFTLPGAPMIYYGTEVGMSQSGNHHHYSDWKDRWYREMMIWNKEEQDPDLFAHYQDIIALRAEYSALRTGTFKEIFVNDDVLVFEREDQDARLLVFVNKGAEQTFDLAELYQQDRLTNARLKNVLTQERKPAKRGTIEVTVEEQGFEIFEVSGRLGVPGTPRDLSINQKSTHSTKNPYDRVSLS